From a region of the Arachis ipaensis cultivar K30076 chromosome B09, Araip1.1, whole genome shotgun sequence genome:
- the LOC107619418 gene encoding GDSL esterase/lipase APG, whose product MDMNSRKIAVIHVVLVVFASGYGEGEAQETPTTTTLVPAVITFGDSVVDVGNNVNLNTLFKADYLPYGKDFGNHKPNGRFCNGKLATDVTAETLGFKNSAHPYLSPRASGKNLLRGVNFASAASGYDDNTAILHHAIPLSQQLNYYKEYQRKLARVVGSNKSASIINEALYLLATGSGDFLHNYYINPKLNKTTFTPDKYSSYLVAAFESFIKDLYGLGARRIGVVSLPPLGCLPATRTLFSSHDHNIINGGCVSSINHDAQTFNNKLNSSALFLQKQLLGLKIVVFDIFKPLYDLVQSPSKFGFVEASKGCCGRGSERIRVFLCNPKSSRTCSNATQYVFWDGVHPSEAANKILADSMLLQGISLVT is encoded by the exons ATGGATATGAATAGTAGGAAAATAGCAGTTATTCATGTTGTCCTTGTTGTGTTTGCAAGTGGGTATGGAGAAGGAGAAGCACAAGAaacaccaacaacaacaacattagTGCCAGCAGTGATAACATTTGGAGATTCAGTAGTGGATGTTGGAAATAATGTGAATCTCAACACTCTCTTCAAGGCTGATTACCTTCCTTATGGCAAAGATTTTGGTAACCACAAACCCAATGGCAGGTTTTGTAATGGCAAACTAGCTACTGATGTTACTG CTGAAACACTGGGATTTAAGAATTCTGCACATCCATACCTTAGTCCACGAGCATCAGGGAAGAACCTCCTTAGAGGAGTTAACTTTGCTTCAGCTGCTTCTGGTTATGATGACAACACTGCTATTTTGCAT caTGCTATCCCTTTGTCACAACAATTAAATTATTACAAGGAATACCAAAGGAAACTGGCACGTGTAGTTGGAAGTAACAAATCAGCATCAATTATCAATGAAGCTTTGTACTTATTGGCTACTGGAAGTGGTGATTTTCTTCATAATTATTATATCAATCCTAAGCTCAACAAAACCACCTTCACTCCTGATAAGTACTCCTCCTACCTTGTTGCTGCATTTGAATCCTTCATTAAG GATTTGTATGGATTAGGAGCGAGGAGAATTGGAGTGGTTTCACTCCCACCATTGGGTTGTCTACCTGCTACAAGAACTTTATTTAGTTCCCATGATCACAATATTATTAATGGCGGATGTGTCTCAAGCATCAATCATGATGCTCAAACATTCAACAACAAACTCAACTCATCTGCCTTATTTCTTCAAAAACAACTTCTTGGTCTTAAGATTGTTGTCTTTGATATTTTCAAGCCTCTTTATGACCTTGTTCAGTCTCCATCAAAATTTG gttttgTGGAGGCAAGCAAAGGTTGCTGTGGTAGAGGGAGTGAAAGAATAAGAGTGTTCTTGTGCAATCCAAAATCATCAAGAACTTGCTCTAATGCAACTCAGTATGTGTTTTGGGATGGTGTTCATCCTTCAGAAGCTGCTAACAAAATTTTAGCTGATTCAATGCTTCTTCAAGGCATATCTCTTGTCACATAA